A single window of Methanoregula sp. DNA harbors:
- a CDS encoding DUF134 domain-containing protein, with the protein MTDSEELEIPRCPRRGRPRIRRIINNGSQSRCYKPCCCPEEDSGGITLRPDELELLRLVDLEGLEQEEAAEKLGVSRKTAWRDLHQARRKITEALVFGKGIQMEGCQKAAEGRCPKCLHPVE; encoded by the coding sequence ATGACGGACAGCGAAGAGTTAGAAATTCCCCGGTGCCCGCGACGGGGCAGGCCCCGCATCCGGCGCATCATAAACAATGGTTCACAATCGCGGTGCTACAAGCCCTGCTGCTGTCCGGAGGAGGATAGTGGGGGCATCACGCTGCGTCCCGACGAACTGGAACTGTTACGGCTCGTCGACCTTGAAGGACTGGAACAGGAAGAGGCAGCCGAAAAACTCGGGGTCTCGCGAAAGACCGCATGGCGCGACCTGCACCAGGCGAGGCGCAAGATAACCGAAGCGCTCGTATTTGGCAAGGGCATCCAGATGGAGGGCTGTCAGAAAGCGGCGGAAGGCCGGTGCCCGAAGTGCCTGCATCCGGTAGAATAA
- a CDS encoding Mrp/NBP35 family ATP-binding protein yields the protein MITNTHEHTSPKGESHAQKGLPPKATIDVKHVILVLSGKGGVGKSTVSINLASALSAHGRKVGLLDLDIHGPNIPKMLGIEGQRPAVLENTMEPVHVTGTLAVMSMAFLLPDTSTPVVWRGPMKMAAIQQFLNEVNWGSLDYLVVDLPPGTGDEALSIIQLAPNVQGAVIVTTPQDVSVLDAVKAVKFIEKLELPVIGIIENMSGMTCPHCGETLDLFGRGGGEKAAQELGVPYLGSIPLDPEMVKAGDEGRPYVLRHADTPTWKAVDAVMENLVKRVES from the coding sequence ATGATAACAAATACTCATGAACACACCAGCCCGAAGGGTGAATCCCATGCGCAAAAAGGGCTTCCCCCGAAAGCAACGATCGATGTAAAACATGTAATCCTTGTATTGAGCGGTAAAGGAGGCGTCGGAAAATCAACTGTTTCTATCAACCTCGCTTCTGCCTTGTCGGCTCACGGCAGGAAGGTCGGACTTCTCGATCTTGACATTCATGGCCCCAACATTCCAAAGATGCTGGGTATCGAAGGTCAGCGGCCTGCTGTCCTGGAAAATACCATGGAACCGGTCCACGTAACCGGGACACTTGCAGTCATGTCGATGGCGTTTCTTCTTCCGGATACGAGTACGCCGGTTGTCTGGCGCGGGCCAATGAAGATGGCTGCAATCCAGCAGTTCTTAAACGAAGTGAACTGGGGATCACTGGATTATCTCGTGGTCGATCTCCCTCCTGGTACCGGGGATGAGGCACTCTCCATTATCCAGCTCGCACCCAATGTCCAGGGCGCTGTTATCGTTACCACTCCACAGGATGTATCAGTTCTCGACGCGGTTAAAGCAGTGAAATTCATTGAAAAACTGGAGCTGCCGGTAATCGGGATCATCGAGAATATGAGCGGGATGACCTGTCCCCACTGCGGGGAGACCTTAGACCTTTTCGGCAGGGGTGGAGGGGAGAAGGCAGCACAGGAACTGGGCGTACCCTATCTTGGCTCCATTCCGCTCGATCCGGAAATGGTGAAAGCCGGTGACGAGGGACGCCCATATGTCCTCCGCCATGCCGATACCCCAACATGGAAAGCTGTGGATGCGGTAATGGAAAATCTGGTCAAACGAGTCGAGTCCTGA
- a CDS encoding methyltransferase domain-containing protein, producing MNTKRSVFEDFAEYYDRWFDTHKDVYRAQVRLLKRAVPRKGQLLEIGVGSGRFAAPLGIQNGIDPSRPLVRMAKGRGVNGALGIGEHLPYRHDSFDAVVMMTVICFLDDPSKVLREAIRVLIPSGTIIIGFIERDGEIFRHYHAEPEKGRFLRHAQFYSIDEVTRELRMAGFSSIKKAAQERGFCVLTGKKPLVCGTGSVTLPA from the coding sequence TTGAATACAAAACGCAGCGTCTTTGAAGATTTCGCAGAATACTACGACCGTTGGTTCGATACCCATAAAGACGTGTACCGGGCGCAGGTACGGCTGCTGAAAAGGGCAGTCCCGCGAAAGGGACAGCTGCTTGAGATTGGCGTTGGATCAGGACGCTTTGCTGCACCGCTGGGGATTCAAAACGGCATCGATCCCTCGCGCCCCCTCGTAAGGATGGCAAAGGGCCGGGGGGTTAATGGTGCTCTCGGAATCGGGGAACACCTTCCGTACCGCCATGACTCATTCGATGCAGTCGTGATGATGACGGTTATCTGCTTCCTTGATGATCCATCCAAAGTCCTGCGGGAGGCCATCCGCGTCCTAATCCCATCGGGCACTATCATTATCGGGTTCATCGAAAGGGACGGTGAAATTTTCAGGCACTACCATGCGGAGCCGGAAAAGGGGAGATTTTTACGCCACGCGCAGTTCTATTCCATCGACGAAGTTACCCGGGAGCTCCGGATGGCTGGCTTCTCCTCCATTAAAAAAGCTGCACAGGAACGCGGGTTCTGTGTCCTTACCGGGAAAAAGCCGTTGGTTTGCGGCACCGGTTCTGTCACCCTTCCGGCATAG
- a CDS encoding J domain-containing protein, with the protein MMTVRSSMTIPEAAEVLGINGRRSLNGIYARFHELVKEWHPDVSHYDPDLSHVTFIRIKEAYDILVECGMNYELSFRAEDIRKGTEYDSREFWTTHFGDDPIKG; encoded by the coding sequence ATGATGACCGTCCGATCCTCAATGACCATTCCCGAAGCTGCCGAAGTGCTTGGCATTAACGGCAGGAGGAGCCTGAACGGGATATATGCCCGGTTCCATGAACTGGTCAAAGAGTGGCACCCGGATGTGTCGCATTATGATCCGGATCTTTCCCATGTTACCTTCATCCGCATAAAAGAAGCCTATGATATTCTCGTGGAGTGCGGCATGAACTATGAATTGTCGTTCCGTGCAGAAGATATCAGGAAAGGCACTGAATATGACTCAAGGGAATTCTGGACGACTCATTTTGGTGATGACCCGATCAAAGGATAA
- a CDS encoding NifB/NifX family molybdenum-iron cluster-binding protein: protein MKVAIAKDGDFVSEHFGHCKEYALFVVENSKITSRENLVSPGHEPGRLPALLAEHKVTHVLAGGMGPKAVDLFCTNNIKVFLGVRGLIESVIKDFIAGKIAQGQSSCTHGPDHQGCGE, encoded by the coding sequence ATGAAAGTTGCAATTGCAAAAGACGGAGATTTCGTGTCAGAGCATTTCGGGCACTGTAAAGAATATGCACTGTTCGTTGTGGAGAATTCAAAGATTACCTCACGGGAGAATCTTGTAAGCCCCGGGCATGAACCGGGAAGACTGCCTGCCCTGCTTGCCGAGCATAAAGTCACGCACGTCCTTGCAGGCGGCATGGGGCCAAAGGCAGTGGACCTGTTCTGCACAAATAATATTAAGGTATTCCTTGGAGTACGAGGTCTAATCGAGAGCGTAATAAAAGATTTTATCGCAGGAAAAATTGCACAGGGACAGAGCAGTTGTACCCATGGCCCTGATCATCAGGGGTGTGGGGAATAA
- a CDS encoding class I SAM-dependent methyltransferase: MGKKGQEQAEGYDEAARATDWQGPSLVFDLLSRYIQQGQTVLDIGIGTGLGSEPLFRAGLRVTGMDSSDGMLDACRKKGFAERLVRHDLTVVPYPFGDGSIDIVISTGVFQFFPNLEIVFDDVARILPEGGRFAFVTIDRTPEEPAEIIASPEQTGTDETIMMYCHTPMQVTGWLEKSGFVLVDSVEFTIWMDEKRSKNFFARAYLAQKKGTGHYKEQRENPHTK, encoded by the coding sequence ATGGGAAAAAAAGGCCAAGAGCAGGCTGAAGGCTATGATGAAGCTGCCCGCGCAACCGATTGGCAGGGCCCGTCACTGGTCTTTGACCTTCTGTCAAGGTATATACAGCAAGGCCAGACAGTCCTCGATATCGGCATTGGTACCGGCCTTGGATCGGAGCCCCTGTTCAGAGCAGGACTACGAGTCACCGGGATGGACTCAAGTGACGGAATGCTGGATGCCTGCCGGAAGAAAGGGTTTGCCGAACGCCTTGTCCGCCATGACCTCACGGTCGTCCCGTACCCATTCGGTGACGGATCGATTGATATTGTCATTTCCACCGGCGTCTTCCAGTTCTTCCCCAACCTTGAAATTGTATTCGATGATGTTGCCCGGATCCTACCCGAGGGCGGCAGGTTCGCATTTGTTACCATTGATCGCACTCCGGAAGAACCGGCCGAGATCATTGCCAGCCCGGAACAAACCGGTACGGATGAGACGATTATGATGTACTGCCATACCCCCATGCAGGTCACCGGCTGGCTGGAGAAGAGCGGATTTGTGCTCGTGGATTCTGTTGAATTCACCATCTGGATGGATGAAAAACGGTCGAAGAATTTTTTTGCACGGGCATACCTTGCACAGAAGAAGGGGACGGGCCATTATAAAGAACAACGGGAAAATCCGCATACAAAATGA
- a CDS encoding CGGC domain-containing protein — protein MGNVIKLGIIICDRYRTCAGGKCMRALYNREGAFMRYKDNDVELVGFATCNGCPGGNVEYVPQEMKNNGAEVIHLATGLIVGYPPCPRISYFSRFIKEKYGMDVVVGTHPIPQKYYTTHQKLGSWDSAVWKELIAPTLTDEKTRLAYD, from the coding sequence ATGGGAAATGTCATAAAACTGGGAATTATCATCTGTGACCGGTACCGGACCTGTGCCGGAGGCAAATGCATGCGGGCTCTGTACAACCGTGAGGGCGCTTTTATGCGATACAAAGACAATGATGTGGAGCTTGTTGGCTTTGCTACCTGCAACGGGTGCCCCGGGGGGAATGTTGAGTACGTGCCGCAGGAGATGAAGAACAATGGTGCGGAGGTCATCCACCTTGCCACCGGCCTTATTGTCGGGTACCCTCCGTGCCCCCGGATTTCCTATTTTTCCCGGTTCATTAAGGAAAAGTACGGGATGGACGTGGTTGTTGGCACGCACCCGATCCCCCAGAAATATTACACAACCCACCAGAAGCTCGGCTCGTGGGATTCGGCAGTGTGGAAAGAACTGATTGCACCAACGCTCACCGATGAGAAGACCCGGCTTGCGTACGATTAA
- a CDS encoding DUF5320 domain-containing protein yields the protein MPGFNGKGPQGTGPMSGRGFGRCRTMTAPEQEPAAPLQQAYEGNESAITQGSIQNIPVYGRGRGGVPCRCGRGFGFGGGRRFQG from the coding sequence ATGCCAGGATTTAACGGAAAAGGACCACAAGGAACTGGTCCGATGAGTGGCAGGGGCTTTGGCAGGTGCCGGACAATGACTGCACCTGAACAGGAGCCTGCTGCCCCATTACAGCAAGCGTATGAGGGGAACGAATCGGCGATAACGCAGGGTTCTATACAGAATATTCCGGTCTACGGTCGCGGGCGCGGGGGAGTCCCCTGCAGGTGCGGACGTGGCTTTGGATTCGGTGGCGGCAGGCGTTTCCAAGGATAA